TGGATCTCGAAGccgccttcaagaaggaaacaGCGCCTGGAGCGCCGCCGCGTCGTGGCCGCCGCAGCCGGCCAAGAAATTACTCCGATCCAGAGCTCCCAACCCCACATCCGCGCAGTCAGCCACCGGATCCGGCCGGACTGACGAGGAGGAAGCAGCAGCACGGGGGCGCCGTCTTCAGATCTGGCGAAGGAGAGTAGCAGGGGATCCCTCCACGCGGCGCCCGCATCCATCGCCGACTCGCCGCCCGCGCGGCCGAGTAGAGGCGGCCCTCAACACCGGCCAGCGCCGCCCGCCGCCAGGACGACGCCACCCTCACCAGCAGAGGCCGCCGCCTCAAACCCTAGGCCCAAGCCCGAGCGGCGTCGCGGCCGAGGGCCTCGCCGCCACCCTCCTCGGCGGCTGCGCGGGGGACCCGGCGCCcgtctccggcggcggcgagggaagaAATCGAGAGAGGGGGAGGCGGACGGGGAGGTTGGCCGCCCCCGAGTCGCCCTCGAGAGGGCGACGTGAGGgagccggggggaggggggttcctCAATCTAGATAGTTCTAGTAAGGCCTCGGGTGAATGGAACATTACCAGTGGCGGAGACAAGTCTAGGGCAACTAGGGCTATAGCCCTAGGCCTAGTAGCAAGATCCCTTCTGTTTTCTTTCTACGTAGTACTCAAAATTTTGAGAATTTATTGTTcaagctagctcaactctaggcGTAACTCCGTGCTAGCTTCGTCACTGAACATTACCAAATAGATCGAGCTCCATATTTTGCTGTACTTCTACTCTACAAATTGCTGCAAATTTATTGTGGGTTATCCGAACAACCAACCATATTATGCAAATCCACGCGGTTTTTTGAAATTATAGTATTTAACAAATGCGACAACTCGATCGTACGTTTTACTATGTGTTCTGTAATTTTAAAAGCTTGTGCTCCACTGAGCTGCTTAGGCCCTAATGATACAATCGGAAGTATCTTTTGAACGAAAGGCGAATTTGACAATATCGAAGATAACCTATACTCCGCCCTTGTGTTTGAAAGTCCTAATTAGTTTTAAAAAGTAGGATGCCTTGATAAATATGCTCTCATTAGCCGCCCGATGCTTTGGAGTTTTTGCATATAAAAGCAACACAGTCATGTATACTATTCCTGACCTGGAAAGTAAAACAGTCACATTACTGTTTGCTGATGTGATTAAGGAGGGCCATCACCTTTAGACTACCCACAATGAGAGTAACATagatagtaacatcacacatatctagataaaatagatgatgtggcaagcaataaatgaagaaagagagccATGTGGTAAAatagctagttactactagtaggagtaacatcacacatatcaagacaagatgagtctatagtCTAATAAATGAAATGTTGCATGTTATCACACATATGTTACTTCCCattatagaggtagtaacatagagtagtaacatgggcatattactactctatgttaatacccattgtggctagtcttattcGTTTGGGGCGCGAGCTTGTTAACACTACGCAGCTGACAGTCTACCTACGGGGTGCTGTCGAGCATGAGAATTTGATCGTGGATAACCCTAAACTTCACCACTGTAGTTATTCTTATCCTAAAGCAGTAAAGTAGTACTCCTTCCGTTcccaaaaataattttttttagaGATTGCACTATAAACTACATATGAATGTATataaacatattttagagtgtaggttCACTTATTTTGTTTCGTATGTAGTCCACATTGGgttctctaaaaagacttatatttaggaactgAGGGAGACGTATTATTGGCGCCTAATTTCTCAATCAGCTGAAACTATGATGATGTTCATTTAAACAGTGCAGCCTCAACAGAAAGCAATAAATACACGCGTCATAACATAGGGTGGGTGCGGGTCTCTGTAACAGTGGTTTCACTGTATTTCTTCCGGAAGATTCTGGtaatagtttttttttctttttctttggggTCTCTATGGGTGGATGTCAGCTAAATATTGTGGTGAATGGAGAAGCATATATTCCCTTGCCCGGCTAGAGATGGGGAGGAGCACAGGACGAGATGTTGATTGTGCCAGGGGAAGCGGGACCAAGCGGCGGCGTAGCGTGGTGCGAACCTAAACCTACGTAGCAGTACGTACATGGCTAGTGATGGCTATAGTCGCTGGAAGTACGTACGTATCCAAGCTTCCAAGTTGCCATTCCTAGCCGGTCATTTGCATGAATGGTGAGTGGTCCGTCGCGAAAGTAAATATGATGCACTGCATGGATGCTGAGTGGTCACGCCGGCTATAGTAGAGCTGCGGCCATGGACTGGTCTACTCGTAGTACCTACCTAGCCAGCATATCCGGATTATGCTAAGCAAAGCGCCGATCGGCGGCGCGCCTACGGTTTACACGCCGGTTTTAATAGGGCTCAAGGTGGTGCTAAATTTAGCAATCTACGCCGGGACGGTTTCGATGCGGGCGACGTAGGCTGTAGATGGCGGTGAGAGACGCACCACCCTAGACCTAGTAAATAAACTAGTAGCCGCAGCTGCCGGTGCAACGCATTATGCATCGGTCGGTCGGTCGGTCGGTCGATGGGCGCAGGCAGGGAGAGACCAATAATGCCGGTGCGGGCGCGGCGGACCACAGGCTGGCGCCTGGTCCAGgtccactgctgctgctgcctccACTTCCACGCCCTACTGCTACTGCTAGTCCGGCCCATGCAGGGCGGACACGTATCGGCCATGTAACCGCCTCCCCGCGCGCGTCGTGTAAAGCGCCCCGTACGTGGAGCCGCTCCGTGCGCCGGGCGCGCGCACCACCACCCCCGCCCCGCCCATGTGACGTGACGCACCAGCGGGTGCGGATAGGCTGCATGCAGGCCATGGGGGAGAAGAGAAGAGGAGAGAATCCGCGCTACGCCACATGCGCCGTAGGCCGTTGAGACGGGTGCCGTCATCCACGTTCGTCCCCCCCAGCCCCCACGCATGGCGTGGCCGCTCGCCGGCGTGGCCGCCCCGATGCATGCCAGCCAGGGGCTCAAACTAACGGCGTCGCGGCTGGCTGGCGCAGCGGCACGCCACGTGAGGCCGGCCGCCGCGGTGACCGCGACGGGGACGTGAGCGGGAGCGCGGGTGGCGCGGCTTTGCTGCGGATGGGCGGGAGGGGGGCCCGGATGTCAGGGCCTCGTGCGTGCCCTCCCCTGCCCCCCGTGCCTCCGTACGGCCGGCCCGGGGGAGGTAGGCCTACTCCCTCCGTGGGGGTCCTCCGCCTGGCATGGGGGTCGGAGCCGGGGGGCGCCCGCGCTACGTGCACTGCGCTGCTTGCACCTTGGCCGCTCGTTTAATTAAGTAAGTCGATGCGAGAAAGTTGCCGCTGCGAACAAACTCAGATGTGCCCATGATGGCTACAATGACAAACTACTCTTAGGCCATGTTTGGATTGTCGTGTTTCTATCGAATACATCTGTGAAAAAATACACGCCTCCGCCCGCTGGTTTCGTTTCCAGCCGGAAATCATCCGTGTTCGGTATAATACGCTTGTAAATTTGACACCTTCCGACACACCGCATCCAAGCGCAGCCTTAAGATATCTCTTAAGGCCATCGTCAACGCAGATCTCACTTTTATAGGCGCTCAAGGAAATGTTTCCTCTGATCAACCGTTTGAGCGTCAACTAATTCCGAACGGAATGCAATCATAAAATCATCTGTCTCAATGCTAGACGCTAATTATAGAAAACTTGTATATGCACTGCTTGTCTTATATTGCATGGTGAAGAAAAGCCCAAAGGCTGGTTTCTCTTCTTGCGACAGGATTCAACGGCCTAACCGCTTGTCAGCCAGGATATTTATCTGAAATATTGATGATGTATTTTTTATTTACGAAAAAACATTTAGTCTGTTCATCAACTGTTAAGGTAGTAGAACGAACACTAAAAGTAGAAAATTACATCTACGTCCTTGGACCACCTAGCAAGGActaagcactgaagcgagccgaagacGCGGCGCTGTCATCGCCCTCCCTGGCTGAAGCATCCCTCTAAACCCACCACCACTGACCACTCTCCTGCTACGTGCATCGGTAGTCCACTTCGCACCCCGAACCATCAACCTCTTACTACCCTACATCTTGCCGCATCGGCCCTGACTATGGGCCGCTCCTGACTCGGCCTCGTATCTTCGCCTCGCCTCCCTTTCTTCTTCGAGAACAAATGACTTACAACGACTCTAAGGCCACTTACCAATAGCAAATGTGCAAGAAAAATGCGGCGTATTTATTTTGTTGTAGTTTGTAGCCGAATTCGAACTGCACACACGTATACATATGACCTCAAAGCTCCACCGATTTGGTCCATTGATTATATAGGGCCAATTCCTCTCGAAAAGGAGGATCGGCTTGCATCACCATGTATCCAATGCATTCAGTCACTCGAAAAGAGGATATGCATGAACCGGCAGGACTTGTTGTTCGCGCGTACCACACGAGCGGGCGGGTGGGCGTAGCGATTACCCGGTCCGTGCGCTCGTACAGTCACGCACAGGGCGCACCACCGATCTCAAACGATTTTCACTACCCCCTCCACACTTCTTCTGTTGCGGTTGTACTACGACGGAAATTATTCCCCCGGCGCGGGCGGTGCACCGTGGACCGATGCCGGCCCCCACCTGCGCTGCGGCTCTGGTCCACGAAGACCCGTGGTATCCCCGCGGTGACCCCCCCACAGGAAGCGGCACGTGGCGGGACCCCGCTCGCCCTCCGCGATAAGGGTTTTTTACTAGGCCTCGTGAACCTACCAGGATCGGCTGCACGAATCGTGAGGCCTGCGTGGGATCCGCCCGCGGCGACCGTCCGTGGCCCACGGCAGCTCAGCCGTCTCTGAAAGAAAGTCTGGTGGCCCACGGCAACTGTACGCGCGCGGGGTGGAAAATGATAATGCGCGCCAAAGAATAAATAAACAGAAGTACGTTTTttctagaaagaaaaaagaaaaaataagtGGGAGTCGGGGTCCAATCCGGTTTAGCCCATTCCTGCTCCGTTTTCTGTACCGCCGGGTCCAGTGTGCCGACTTGTGGCTTTTGACAAATATGTACAGGAAACACACTCACGATCTGTTTAGATCAATCACTATTTCGGTGTTAATTTAGGCCTGTAATGTAGGGTTTTGGGGGTTTGGTTTGTGGTGACCTGATGGTTTGGTTTTGTGACTTTTATAATGGTGGAATGGACATTGCTAGATTTAACCATGAGGTCATTTCTGTTCTGCCTAATTTACTGATGCAAAAAACAGACCTATATGCTTGATTAATTTGCCTTTTAAATTATCTTACAAAGGTAGGTAACGATAGAGCTATATCTGTTGCCAAGAAAGTGATTTTGTCAGTCATACCACATTTGTGAAGGGGATGTTTATTATGGATGCAGTGGTTCTCTTGCATGAAATTCTACATGAGGTTAAATCGAAGGAAAAAGTACTGTAGCGTTTAAAGTTGATTTTGAGAAAGTGTACGATAAAATTATTTGTGATTTTTTGCAAAGAGTTATGGCTATTATGTGAGATTTGTTGAAAATGCCTTGTGGATGTGAAGCTCACAACTAACCAAGATAGATGTGTTTGGACTGTTACTAAGAGTGCTAATTTTACTGTTAGCTCTATGTGCAATATTAGCGAGGGTCTTAATTTGTCCTATTTGTAAATTTTGGTTTGTTAAAATTCCTTTAAAATTAAAAATGTTCTTATCATTAGTGTGTAAAAGAGGTATTCTAACTAAAGATGTGTTttcttgcaaaaaaaaaaaactaaatatCTATTGTTGCAGAGAGGATGAAGTGGTAGCTCTAGGTGCTTATTTTGTAATTTAGATATGAGTATTGACCAGTAACCTTTTACTTGTTGTGTAGCAAGATACATTTGGAATGTTGTGATCCACTTTCTTTTGATGGATTAGTTGCATGGCTTCAAAGTTTCCATGTGAAATGTGAGAGGGGTTTTACCTTTTTTTTAATGAAATGAGAGGGGGTTTAGCTAGTGGAGTTTCTGCAGTACCCTGGCCGATGGGGAAAGCTAGGAGCAGAACATGTTTTGATGAGTACTGTTGCATGCTCCTTATGACACTTCCTTAGTTGCCCAGTGGTTGGATTGTTGGTCTGAATTGCAGAAATTAGGATCTTAAAAATTGAATCGCGACACTGCAAAGCTTTTGAACCGGTGGCCAATGATTTTTTTCAGCAGGAAACAAAGTTGGCGTCCGACTGTGCTCCGGATCAAAAGTGGTTGAAGTTTTATAGAGTTCCTTCTCAGTGGGACAACTTAATCTGGCGTGGTTGATGGCTTATGTCCTTAGATATTGGTTAGTAGTCATAGAGCTAAGGTTGCATGGTGTTCTATTGATAAATGGTCATGTTCGCTGAGTGTGTACGCGTTGGAATGCTGGACAAAAAATATTGTTGTTTGTTTATCATTTCCAGACAATGAAAATCGAGATCTTTGAGCTCCTTCAATCAAAAATTGGCTTTGTTTGTTTCCTGGTTTCTTCAGAATATGAGAATATACACAACGTCAAAATTAAATATCATGTAATCTTCATTTCtacaaaaatgcaataaaaaatCCATGTAAAAAAATCTTCAAAAAAATCAAGGTGCCGGCTATATTTAAGACACGTGATTTTTTTTGGGTAAGTCGATTTTCTGAGCCATTAGATTAGGATCCAATGGTCGCCTTTGTTTCTTGTTCCTCCAGGTATTTTCCTCCTTCAACTATTTCTTCTCCCACAAAATTGACTTACTCAAATTATAAATTTAGCAAACTTATATATAGCTGTTgcaaaaaaataatcaattagCACCGAAGAGTGGTTGATACATCATGAAAATAAGGAGTTTTCTTGCAAAAGAAAAACATTGAGAGAAGCAAAGGAGGTACAATGGCAAGTATAACAATGCTATATTAGCAATGCCACCTAAAATAATCGTTGGCATAGAAGAGATAAACGAGGAAAAAAGGGTTGCCTTATCTTAgtcaagagatgatctcttagtgGAGAAGATACGACAATTATATATGTTATAGTACTAGTTGTCATATTTAGCTATATATTTTTCAATATTAATTTTAATCATCCCACATATGGAGCATGCAAGCATTAATAGTTCGATTTAACACCAAGAGATAGTGTGTCTTTTTTAATGACATGTGTAGCATAAGTACATGATCTAAAAGACTTGAGTCGATGATAAATTTTCCTCCAAATAGAATACATTTGTGAGAGAGAAAAAACATAAGAACCCCGATCCATTGATCAATAATCTGCATGTGAAAACAGTCTCCAACGGATTGGAATGACATAGCGCGTGTTTAACAAGGTATGAACAATGACAAATAATAGTCATTCTACAAGATGAATCACATAGCTAACCTGACATGGAGCATCCCACGGTCATCACCATGCACCCACCGCCAGCTCAAGTGGGTACTTATGTTATTTGCTTGTTGGATCTAGAGGTTCTTTTGTATTTACTTGAGTTATGAGTGGATATTGGTGGTGAATATTGCTGACTTGAGATCACCTCTTGTGCCACCCCCCCCCTCCGCTTTTCCCCTTTTGTTCATCGTGTTCTTACTTGAATTCTCCTCCAATCATGAAGATCGGCCAACCCTATGGCTTGCCCCGTATCATAACCGTGTGTCGCATTAGCTATGTATGTGTCATGTGAGACAAAATCGAAGGTAGGAGAAATGTTGGTTGTTGGATTTGATCATCGGTAGACAAGTTAGGGCATCTTCGATTCACATGATTCTAGAAACACATGAAGTAAAAAGATTGCAAAGCTATGCCCATTTGAATCATGCACGGTTTTTGGTTTCGTTGCATCGCCGGAAAAACATGGATTGTTTTTAGGAGTTTTTGAGTGGATGCTAGATTCCTTATGGAATGAATACAAAATGAATCCTTGGTAAATATTCGTGCTGGATTCGATCCTACAAACTAAACGGTCAACATGGAAAAAAATCCCAAGGATTAAAAAGGCTCCTTCGATTCAAAGAGGCCCTCAACAGTGCAATACACAGAtgcttcaaagttttggaatccaTTTTGCCATGAGCGCTGCAAGCCACAGAGAGGGCCACACGGCCGCAGCGCACGGAGAGGGAGTCGACGTAGCAGAGCCCCATCACCCGCAGCATTTTTTTAATTAGTGGGGATTTCTGGGGTGGTGGGCGCAAGATTTGTAACTGGATGGCGAAGTTTGTCTGGTGATAAAGATGGGCGCGACGAATCCGTCCATCGATCCAACGCTGTGCGCGTGTCTGGCCGGGGCCCCGCCCGCCAGCGACCCACCACTATGCCCCGCCCAGATGCCTTCCCCCCTCCCATCACCCGATGCCGTCTACAACTACTACTACTCGCTCCCGCTGCCGCTCGCTCGCTGCTCTGCTCGCTCGTTCTCCTCCCAGTTCCCACCCCAACCATCTCCAtctcctccttcttcctcctctcccacCCCCGCCCCCCGACCCTGGATCCAAATCCCGACCCGCCCCAGAACCGGAACCGAGGCAAGCAAAAGCTTCGCGCAATTATTGGCCAGAGATAGATAGAGAGGCGAGGTAGCTCGCGGATCATGAAGCGGGAGTACCAGGACGCCggagggagcggcggcggcggtggcggcatgGGCTCGTCCGAGGACAAGATGAtggtgtcggcggcggcgggggagggggaggaggtggACGAGCTGCTGGCGGCGCTCGGGTACAAGGTGCGCGCCTCCGACATGGCGGACGTGGCGCAGAAGCTGGAGCAGCTCGAGATGGCCATGGGGATGGGCGGCGTgggcgccggcgccgcccccgaCGACAGCTTCGCCACCCACCTCGCCACGGACACCGTGCACTACAACCCCACCGACCTGTCGTCTTGGGTCGAGAGCATGCTGTCGGAGCTcaacgcgccgccgccgcccctcccgccCGCCCCGCAGCTCAACgcctccacctcctccaccgTCACGGGCAGCGGCGGCTACTTCGATCTCCCGCCCTCCGTCGACTCCTCCAGCAGCATCTACGCGCTGCGGCCGATCCCCTCCCCGGCCGGCGCCGTCGCGCCGGCCGACCTGTCCGCCGACTCCGTGCGGGATCCCAAGCGGATGCGCACTGGCGGGAGCAGCACCTCGTCgtcatcctcctcctcgtcgtctctCGGTGGGGGCGCcaggagctctgtggtggaggcTGCCCCGCCGGTCGCGGCCGCGGCCAACGCGACGCCCGCGCTGCCGGTCGTCGTGGTCGACACGCAGGAGGCCGGGATTCGGCTGGTGCACGCGCTGCTGGCGTGCGCGGAGGCCGTGCAGCAGGAGAACCTCTCCGCCGCGGAGGCGCTGGTGAAGCAGATACCCTTGCTGGCCGCGTCCCAGGGCGGCGCGATGCGCAAGGTCGCCGCCTACTTCGGCGAGGCCCTCGCCCGCCGCGTCTTCCGCTTCCGCCCGCAGCCGGACAGCTCCCTCCTCGACGCCGCCTTCGCCGACCTCCTCCACGCGCACTTCTACGAGTCCTGCCCCTACCTCAAGTTCGCGCACTTcaccgccaaccaggccatcctGGAGGCGTTCGCCGGCTGCCGCCGCGTGCACGTCGTCGACTTCGGCATCAAGCAGGGGATGCAGTGGCCCGCACTTCTCCAGGCCCTCGCCCTCCGTCCCGGCGGCCCTCCCTCGTTCCGCCTCACCGGCGTCGGCCCCCCGCAGCCGGACGAGACCGACGCCCTGCAGCAGGTGGGCTGGAAGCTCGCCCAGTTCGCGCACACCATCCGCGTCGACTTCCAGTACCGCGGCCTCGTCGCCGCCACGCTCGCGGACCTGGAGCCGTTCATGCTGCAGCCGGAGGGCGAGGAGGACCCGAACGAGGAGCCCGAGGTAATCGCCGTCAACTCAGTCTTCGAGATGCACCGGCTGCTCGCGCAGCCCGGCGCCCTGGAGAAGGTCCTGGGCACCGTGCGCGCCGTGCGGCCCAGGATCGTCACCGTGGTGGAGCAGGAGGCGAATCACAACTCCGGCACATTCCTGGACCGCTTCACCGAGTCTCTGCACTACTACTCCACCATGTTCGATTCCCTCGAGGGCGGCAGCTCCGGCGGCGGCCCATCCGAAGTCTCATCGGGGGCTGCTGCTGCTCCTGCCGCCGCCGGCACGGACCAGGTCATGTCCGAGGTGTACCTCGGCCGGCAGATCTGCAACGTGGTGGCCTGCGAGGGGGCGGAGCGCACAGAGCGCCACGAGACGCTGGGCCAGTGGCGGaaccggctgggcaacgccgggTTCGAGACCGTCCACCTGGGCTCCAATGCCTACAAGCAGGCGAGCACGCTGCTGGCGCTCTTCGCCGGCGGCGACGGCTACAaggtggaggagaaggaaggCTGCCTGACGCTGGGGTGGCACACGCGCCCGCTGATCGCCACCTCGGCATGGCGCCTGGCCGGGCCGTGATCTCGCGAGTTTTGAACGCTGTAAGTACACATCGTGAGCATGGAGGACAACACAGCCCCGGCGGCCGCCCCGGCTCTCCGGCgaacgcacgcacgcacgcacttgaagaagaagcagctaaaTGTCATGTCAGTGAGCGCTGAATTGCAGCGACCGGCTACGATCGATCGGGCTACGGGTGGTTCCGTCCGTCCGGCGTGAAGAGGTGGATGGACGACGAACTCCGAGCCGACCACCACCGGCATGTAGTAATGTAATCCCTTCTTCGTTCCCAGTTCTCCACCGCCTCCATGATCACCCGTAAAACTCCTAAGCCCTATTATTACTACTATTATGTTTAAATGTCTATTATTGCTATGTGTAATTCCTCCAACCGCTCATATCAAAATAAGCACGGGCCGGACTTTGTTAGCAGCTCCAATGAGAATGAAATGAATTTTGTACGCAAGGCACGTCCAAAACTGGGCTGAGCTTTGTTCTGTTCTGTTATGTTCATGGTGCTCACTGCTCTGATGAACATGATGGTGCCTCCAATGGTGGCTTTGCAATTGTTGAACGTTTGACTTGGGGACTTGGTGGTGGTGCATGGGATGAGATTCACATCACGGATTAGATTAGCCATCCGTTGCCGTCTTTGAGAGCTTGCCGAACGAAGTTTCCCGATCTAGGAGTTGCTGCAAATGATGCGGCTTGTTGGAAAGATCTCGTGTAGTTTCCCCTGGGGTGCCCGGCTGGGTGTGTGGTCACCCCGCCGCTGGCTGTTTCCGATCTAAAAATGAACCTGCACGTAAGTTGGAGAGAGGGGCGCATCACCACCCACCAATCGGTCAAGGGTTCGGCCCTGCTGCCGTAGCAATCAGTTGATCAAACCGAATACTGTTTCTGCACAACGGCCGGCCGTCTGAATGCCGCACAGCCATAGCAATCAGTTGGATGATCAAAGCCAAAGCTTTTGCCGCACCAACCACTGCTGATCGGTGCTCCGAAGCCGTAACGGAAAGAGTAAACTGGACACTGCCTGGTGGGCTGGAGTGCAACACTACTGTGTATGCCACTGTCAGTCAGTGCACCTCGACCTTGGAAGTAATAGTACTACTATTAGAAGTAATTAATCTGGAGAAGAATCGGCTTGTTAATTTGGGGTATTTAGCAGCACCGTGTAATCGTAATCTGGGGCGTCGAGGGTCGGGGAACAGTAACTTTTACTGGATGGGATTGGCGCAGAGGCGGGAGGAGCAGTGGAAACCTGATAGGCCACTGCTGGCTGGAGTGGCGCAGCACAGTGGGGCGCATTGCCACTTCTGTTGATGATCTCTCTCTCTGCACAGTGACCAGCGTGGCCTATCGAAACTCACCGCGCCGCGCGGTAAAATGTTTGTCCGTTGGGTGGGTGTGGGGCTGAGCTCCAGCACAGAGAACATTTAACCCGCGTGCATCACCAGCCAGCCAGCCGGCCCCCGTCGTCCCTTGTGTACCCACGTCCTCTGACAGCAGTAAAAAAAAAAAGGCGGTGTATGTATGGGCCGTGGAGATCTGCCGTGCGTGGCCGCAAATCCCCACCGGTGACGTCGGGCCTGCGAGCTTTTTATTTAACCGGGCCCGAGGCGAGGCCCGGCGGCCAATGGGAGGCCGCGGTAGAAGTTTGGGCGGGGGAAAGGAAAGGAGGTGGGCGGCAGCAACAGCTGTCCAATCGGGATCAGGTGGGCGTGTCAGGGAGATGGTGGCGGCGGGCCCCGGACGTCGGCCTCTGCCCCTCCCTGTCGATCCCAGTCACACACACAGCTAGCTAGCCATGGCTGGCTGGCTACTAGCAGCTCTGGGCCTCTGACTCCTCTCCTGCTCGGCCCGGGGACAGCCCGGTCCCACCGCGGATAAAGAAAACGGAAAAGGAGAGGGGAAATAGTTCTAGCGTGGGTGGGGGCCCGGCCCGCGCTGCCGATCCGGCGCCGTGGGGCGTGAGTGTGACCCCGACGGACGCGGTGATGGCGCCCCCGTGCCGTGCCCGCGCACGCCTCGCCGTTCCCGGTCGCCGGGTCAGCTCCGTCGCGCGCCGCGGCGGCGACGTGTAGCCCGCCCCGCACTCGGCGGCGGCGCCCTGCTCGCCCCACATGCCCACGGACCACGCCGGTGACCTGACCCATCCAACAAATTCGTTGCTATCCGCCCGTCGCGGCCATGCCGAGGGATGGGCGGTTTTCTTATCCCGCGGCGCGCCACGAGGTCGGTCCTATCCGCCGGCCGGCGCTGGGCGCGGCGGGGGGACGGGGGCGCACCGGCGCATGGAATTTGTTGCGCTGGGCGCGGCGGGGGGACGTGTGAGCGTGTCCGTGCATGGGTGCGCGTGGGATTCCGTGAGGTTCCGCTGGCGATGGGCCACGCTGCTGCGAGGGTGAGATGGCGGTTGGTTGGGTGGGAGGATCGATTCGGTGGATGTGACCCGGTGTGGTGGTGCGCGCACATGCGACGGGGTGGTGCGGGTCAGGGGCCTGGCTGGCTTGTGCTCGAACCACTGCAGGGGAAATGCGCCGGAGCCCGCGTCAACTCGGCCGTCACACCGATCACAGGATAAGGTTGACGGACGGACGAGATGTTTTTTCTTGTTCGATAAAGAAAGGGCGGCGTTAAAGCGATTGGACGCAGTGGCGTCAGGTCTATATAAAGAAGATTTTTTTTTACATCCCTAAAAAAAAAGATTTTTTTTTACATTCGGAAAATGTGGGCTAGTATACAGTAGATATCTTCTCTTTGATTTGAAGGCACATAAATATGGATTGACCCATTTATTGGAACAGGAATACTGATTAACTTATTTATTGGAGCTGGACATTCTTACCAAGTGCGATTAATGCTGCTAACAACCTCCATTTTAATTTATTAGCCCCCctttaaaaaaaggaaaaaattaaggtcatagtttgaccatagtttcaACTAATAAAGTAAAAGCTAAACACAGGAGAAAAAATATTATCGGAAACTAttttcatatatgaattcaacaaCATGATTTTTGCAAACACAGAACAACCTTTTGT
This genomic window from Aegilops tauschii subsp. strangulata cultivar AL8/78 chromosome 4, Aet v6.0, whole genome shotgun sequence contains:
- the LOC109733020 gene encoding DELLA protein RHT-1 — protein: MKREYQDAGGSGGGGGGMGSSEDKMMVSAAAGEGEEVDELLAALGYKVRASDMADVAQKLEQLEMAMGMGGVGAGAAPDDSFATHLATDTVHYNPTDLSSWVESMLSELNAPPPPLPPAPQLNASTSSTVTGSGGYFDLPPSVDSSSSIYALRPIPSPAGAVAPADLSADSVRDPKRMRTGGSSTSSSSSSSSSLGGGARSSVVEAAPPVAAAANATPALPVVVVDTQEAGIRLVHALLACAEAVQQENLSAAEALVKQIPLLAASQGGAMRKVAAYFGEALARRVFRFRPQPDSSLLDAAFADLLHAHFYESCPYLKFAHFTANQAILEAFAGCRRVHVVDFGIKQGMQWPALLQALALRPGGPPSFRLTGVGPPQPDETDALQQVGWKLAQFAHTIRVDFQYRGLVAATLADLEPFMLQPEGEEDPNEEPEVIAVNSVFEMHRLLAQPGALEKVLGTVRAVRPRIVTVVEQEANHNSGTFLDRFTESLHYYSTMFDSLEGGSSGGGPSEVSSGAAAAPAAAGTDQVMSEVYLGRQICNVVACEGAERTERHETLGQWRNRLGNAGFETVHLGSNAYKQASTLLALFAGGDGYKVEEKEGCLTLGWHTRPLIATSAWRLAGP